One Trueperaceae bacterium genomic region harbors:
- a CDS encoding ammonium transporter — translation MTMGRGAAFARRAGALAALALVGFAGAQEGIDTGDTAWMLTSTAFVLLMTVPGLALFYGGLVRKKNVLATLLQTFAVAALVTVLWFACGYSIAFGANPNGGLDAFFGGLGKAFFSGVGVTSVVGTIPELLFAVFQMTFAIITPALILGALVERIRFSALLWFTGLWVLVVYAPLAHWVWGGGFLAGAGVLDFAGGNVVHINAGVSALVAALVLGKRKDFGKVPIAPHNLVLTLTGTSLLWVGWFGFNAGSAGGANALAAAAMVNTQVAAAVAALTWMFIEWAAHGRPTILGTTSGAVAGLVAVTPAAGFVAPAGAFVIGALGAACAYLAAVRLKRALGYDDSLDVFGIHGVAGVVGAVLTGVLASPAVNPAAADASLGVQVYGVLITVAYAAAATGLLTQLVRVAGGLRVPEEHEEKGLDLALHGEAIA, via the coding sequence ATGACGATGGGTAGGGGTGCGGCGTTCGCCCGCCGGGCGGGCGCGCTCGCGGCGCTGGCGCTGGTCGGGTTCGCGGGGGCTCAGGAGGGGATCGACACCGGGGACACGGCCTGGATGCTCACGTCCACGGCCTTCGTCCTGCTGATGACGGTGCCCGGCCTGGCCCTGTTCTACGGCGGCCTCGTCCGCAAGAAGAACGTGCTGGCCACGCTCCTACAGACGTTCGCCGTCGCGGCGCTGGTGACCGTGCTGTGGTTCGCCTGCGGCTACTCGATCGCGTTCGGCGCGAACCCGAACGGCGGCCTGGACGCCTTCTTCGGCGGCCTCGGCAAGGCGTTCTTCTCGGGGGTGGGCGTCACCTCCGTGGTCGGGACGATCCCCGAGCTGCTGTTCGCGGTCTTCCAGATGACCTTCGCCATCATCACGCCCGCCCTCATCCTCGGGGCGCTCGTCGAGAGGATCAGGTTCTCGGCGCTCCTGTGGTTCACCGGCCTGTGGGTCCTCGTCGTCTACGCCCCGCTGGCTCACTGGGTGTGGGGCGGCGGCTTCCTCGCCGGCGCCGGCGTGCTCGACTTCGCCGGCGGCAACGTCGTGCACATCAACGCCGGCGTCTCGGCGCTGGTGGCGGCGCTGGTGCTGGGCAAGCGCAAGGACTTCGGCAAGGTCCCGATCGCGCCGCACAACCTGGTCCTCACCCTCACCGGCACGTCGCTGCTGTGGGTTGGCTGGTTCGGCTTCAACGCCGGCTCGGCGGGCGGCGCGAACGCCCTCGCCGCGGCGGCGATGGTCAACACGCAGGTCGCCGCCGCCGTCGCCGCGCTCACCTGGATGTTCATCGAGTGGGCCGCACACGGTCGCCCGACGATCCTCGGCACGACCTCTGGCGCGGTCGCCGGCCTCGTCGCCGTCACGCCCGCCGCGGGCTTCGTGGCCCCGGCCGGGGCGTTCGTGATCGGGGCCCTCGGCGCGGCCTGCGCCTACCTGGCTGCCGTGCGGCTCAAGCGGGCCCTCGGCTACGACGACTCGCTCGACGTCTTCGGCATCCACGGCGTCGCCGGCGTCGTGGGCGCGGTCCTCACCGGCGTGCTCGCCTCGCCGGCGGTGAACCCCGCGGCCGCGGACGCGAGCCTCGGCGTGCAGGTCTACGGCGTGCTGATCACCGTCGCCTACGCGGCGGCGGCCACCGGCCTGCTCACCCAGCTCGTGCGCGTGGCGGGCGGCCTGAGGGTCCCCGAGGAGCACGAGGAGAAGGGCCTCGACCTCGCCCTCCACGGCGAGGCCATCGCCTGA
- a CDS encoding ferritin-like domain-containing protein: MRLTDLQDVLAHEVKDLYSAEKQLVEALPKMAKAATDDRLRQAMEKHLEVTREQVRRLEEVGRTLGSEVTGHACEGMKGLIKEADGLLKDNDPSEALDAALISAAQRVEHYEIAAYGSAVAFAKELGHHDVARTLQTTLDEEGAADKELTAIAESRVNQRAEA; encoded by the coding sequence ATGCGACTGACCGACCTACAGGACGTGCTCGCCCACGAGGTGAAGGACCTCTACAGCGCCGAGAAGCAGCTCGTCGAGGCGCTCCCCAAGATGGCGAAGGCCGCCACCGACGACCGCCTGCGCCAGGCGATGGAGAAGCACCTGGAGGTGACGAGGGAGCAGGTGAGGCGCCTCGAGGAGGTCGGCAGGACGCTCGGCTCCGAGGTCACCGGCCACGCCTGCGAGGGCATGAAGGGCCTGATCAAGGAGGCCGACGGGCTCCTCAAGGACAACGACCCGAGCGAGGCGCTCGACGCCGCGCTGATCTCGGCCGCGCAGCGCGTGGAGCACTACGAGATCGCCGCCTACGGCAGCGCCGTGGCGTTCGCGAAGGAGCTCGGCCACCACGACGTGGCCAGGACGCTGCAGACGACCCTCGACGAGGAGGGCGCGGCCGACAAGGAGCTGACCGCCATCGCCGAGAGCCGGGTGAACCAGCGGGCGGAGGCCTGA